A portion of the uncultured Draconibacterium sp. genome contains these proteins:
- a CDS encoding toll/interleukin-1 receptor domain-containing protein produces the protein MMKIFISHSSKDKKVIDCFVTNILILGCGINESDIFCTSVDGLGIRTGDDFRIHIRQNLLKADYSFLFISNSYKTSDICLNEMGAVWVLDNMDVKPLLLPGIGFHSIGTLYSVKQAAKLDDPYALDELFSELAERYKIEKKISRWNKSKEDFLAVLNQVRKSYIDPIHPTPHEFFSEFVQRNANINELLLACHPTLLDCRRIFSQDYYVKSFEIYCKIFVGILEEPIAPLYPEKKFFKIARLSTSGILSGEDDAPGGMVEAVKYGVFNYNVKFYSVEFEESEETNYGIGYKYFCYVNERWVLIPKPYFKDILKLD, from the coding sequence ATGATGAAAATATTTATCAGCCATTCCTCAAAAGATAAGAAGGTAATAGATTGTTTTGTCACAAATATTTTAATTCTTGGATGCGGAATTAATGAGAGTGACATTTTTTGTACTTCAGTTGATGGATTGGGAATAAGGACAGGGGATGACTTTAGAATCCATATAAGGCAAAATCTGCTAAAAGCGGATTATAGTTTTCTTTTTATCTCCAATAGTTATAAAACAAGTGATATCTGTTTAAACGAAATGGGGGCAGTGTGGGTACTGGATAATATGGATGTTAAGCCGCTTTTGCTTCCGGGTATAGGATTTCATTCTATAGGTACTTTATACAGTGTTAAGCAGGCTGCAAAGTTAGATGATCCTTATGCTTTAGATGAATTATTCTCAGAGTTAGCAGAGCGATACAAAATCGAAAAGAAAATATCCCGATGGAATAAGTCAAAAGAGGATTTTCTTGCTGTTTTGAATCAAGTGAGAAAATCATACATCGATCCAATTCATCCAACTCCTCATGAATTCTTTTCAGAATTTGTTCAAAGAAATGCTAATATCAATGAGCTGTTATTAGCTTGTCACCCAACCTTACTAGACTGTAGAAGGATATTTAGTCAGGATTATTATGTAAAGAGTTTTGAGATTTATTGCAAAATATTTGTTGGTATTCTTGAAGAACCTATAGCTCCGCTGTATCCTGAGAAAAAGTTTTTTAAAATTGCACGATTAAGTACGTCCGGAATATTATCAGGCGAAGATGATGCTCCAGGAGGAATGGTTGAAGCCGTGAAGTATGGAGTATTTAATTATAATGTCAAATTTTATAGTGTCGAATTCGAGGAGAGTGAGGAAACTAATTATGGAATTGGGTATAAATATTTTTGTTATGTGAACGAAAGATGGGTACTTATTCCTAAACCATATTTTAAGGATATTTTGAAATTAGACTGA
- a CDS encoding DUF1896 family protein yields MKTTPKELSWFKLSLLHFLYESHPELTDDNDLLNTRSDLAAECYSQAVKNGHSHHEAEELAHKELYKGLHFSKHDTLVTIIWNEFLGIIPLEEAKEFAVRFLPEAVPVFEKYRLNDEFAFSSEFNDLYTELTGAIEIWLEEHEL; encoded by the coding sequence ATGAAAACAACACCAAAAGAATTATCATGGTTTAAGTTGTCATTGCTTCACTTTTTATACGAAAGTCATCCTGAGTTAACGGATGATAACGATCTGCTGAATACCCGTAGTGATCTCGCGGCAGAATGCTATTCGCAGGCTGTTAAAAATGGACACAGTCATCATGAAGCCGAGGAACTGGCACATAAAGAGTTGTACAAAGGGCTTCACTTTTCAAAACACGATACCCTTGTTACCATTATTTGGAATGAGTTTCTGGGAATAATCCCATTGGAAGAAGCCAAAGAGTTTGCCGTTCGGTTTTTGCCGGAAGCAGTTCCGGTTTTTGAAAAATACAGGTTGAACGATGAGTTTGCTTTTAGTTCTGAGTTCAACGACTTGTACACCGAGCTAACAGGAGCTATCGAAATCTGGCTGGAAGAACATGAGCTTTAA
- a CDS encoding JAB domain-containing protein, protein MKIDYFKVSEIKVSYTDKVKASERPQIGASKDAAHIFKHVFKDCIQHHEEFYVMLLNRGNKVLGISCISKGGISGTVVDVKIILQLALKANASSLIVSHNHPSGNLTASAADVKITEKLKNACQLIDLSLLDHLIVTDESYLSFADDGLL, encoded by the coding sequence ATGAAAATTGATTATTTCAAAGTTTCCGAGATTAAAGTGTCTTATACTGACAAAGTAAAAGCATCAGAAAGACCTCAAATTGGCGCATCAAAAGATGCGGCTCATATTTTCAAACACGTTTTTAAAGATTGTATTCAGCACCATGAAGAGTTTTATGTTATGCTGTTAAATCGTGGCAACAAAGTTCTTGGTATATCCTGTATTTCAAAAGGTGGAATTTCCGGGACTGTTGTCGATGTAAAGATAATTCTGCAACTGGCTTTAAAAGCAAATGCATCTTCATTGATTGTTTCTCATAATCACCCCAGCGGAAACCTTACCGCAAGTGCGGCTGATGTAAAAATTACAGAAAAACTAAAAAATGCATGTCAGCTTATCGATTTAAGTCTTTTGGACCATCTGATCGTTACTGATGAAAGCTATCTGAGTTTTGCTGATGATGGATTGTTATAA
- a CDS encoding DUF3945 domain-containing protein gives MEQKNNDQEVLLVKEKNENKLKAVSGFDEKGQLKTVAPKQANAGSFLKIDRHSNPLENFFTNFNRQYKNPTDFQFYKVPSNLVEKTATVLEKMLKKPDTPSNKEMLEKHEVKPGDFSKEHNQEKRPNLIDENKVDWSQLEMLGVSKDFLKNTKNLEPMLNYQKSPGLIPITIKTNNLNIRTDARLAFRQDENGNFKLAVHAVRNNPELDRPYFGVTLTDEDKQNLMKTGNAGRILHPQYKEGESTPVFLSIDKLTNELVAARADKIKIPEEIKGVKLDENQKKELAEGRSIYVEGMTARSGKEFNAHLQIDADKRGIGFRFDNQQQQEQNQNEQKQVRIPNSLLGKELTEDQQQKLEKRETIYVAGMKDKKGEEFNAYIKVNDEKGKLDFYKWNPDKAQTKGAEVIPDNKSKTQVAVNSEGKTNEATKDVKEPLKKDQVNPLERQQTTKRNRAKSHSM, from the coding sequence ATGGAACAAAAAAACAATGACCAGGAAGTATTACTGGTTAAAGAGAAAAACGAAAACAAACTAAAAGCTGTAAGTGGTTTTGATGAAAAAGGCCAGCTAAAAACAGTGGCTCCCAAACAAGCCAATGCAGGTAGTTTCTTAAAAATCGACAGACACAGTAATCCGCTGGAGAACTTCTTCACCAATTTCAATCGTCAGTATAAAAATCCCACCGATTTTCAGTTTTACAAAGTTCCTTCCAACCTGGTGGAGAAAACAGCAACCGTTTTGGAAAAGATGTTAAAGAAACCGGATACACCGTCCAACAAAGAGATGTTGGAAAAGCATGAGGTAAAACCCGGCGACTTTTCGAAAGAACACAATCAGGAGAAACGGCCCAATCTGATTGATGAGAACAAAGTTGACTGGTCACAATTGGAAATGCTGGGTGTCTCAAAAGATTTTCTGAAAAACACAAAAAATCTTGAGCCCATGTTAAACTACCAGAAGTCACCAGGTTTGATTCCGATTACCATTAAAACCAATAACCTAAACATCCGTACCGATGCACGGTTGGCCTTTCGTCAGGATGAAAATGGGAATTTTAAACTGGCCGTTCATGCCGTTCGCAACAATCCCGAACTCGACCGTCCATATTTTGGCGTCACTTTAACTGACGAGGACAAACAAAACCTGATGAAAACCGGAAATGCCGGAAGAATTTTGCATCCACAGTACAAAGAGGGAGAGAGCACACCGGTATTTCTATCCATTGATAAACTCACCAATGAACTTGTTGCAGCACGGGCTGATAAAATAAAAATTCCCGAAGAAATTAAAGGCGTGAAGCTCGATGAAAACCAAAAGAAAGAGCTGGCCGAAGGACGCTCAATTTATGTGGAAGGAATGACCGCCCGTAGCGGAAAAGAGTTTAATGCGCACCTGCAAATTGATGCCGATAAACGTGGTATTGGTTTCCGATTTGATAATCAGCAGCAGCAAGAGCAAAACCAAAACGAACAAAAACAGGTGCGTATTCCCAATTCTCTTTTGGGAAAGGAACTAACCGAGGACCAGCAACAGAAACTGGAAAAGCGGGAAACCATTTATGTTGCAGGAATGAAAGACAAAAAGGGTGAGGAATTTAACGCCTACATAAAGGTCAATGACGAAAAAGGCAAGCTGGATTTTTACAAATGGAATCCTGATAAAGCCCAAACCAAAGGTGCAGAAGTAATTCCGGATAACAAAAGCAAAACCCAGGTAGCGGTTAATTCTGAAGGAAAAACCAATGAGGCGACCAAAGATGTAAAAGAGCCGCTGAAAAAGGACCAGGTAAATCCGTTGGAACGTCAACAAACAACAAAACGGAACCGGGCCAAATCGCACTCCATGTAA
- a CDS encoding thiol protease/hemagglutinin PrtT yields MNQKFLNTLILSSLLCLLIFPQQVSAKEVDLQKAQQVAINIFSKESGISKKTISIKEVIPFEHDGILVFRIINFNPIGYILVSAEDNVEPVLGYGLTSNFDIKSIPPALNFLLGEYKREIKFIKEKKLSADEKLKSKWDSYSAKNYAPTKSYSTGTFLLETEWGQGDRNAVISTDYNKFCPEDPNTGRKCLAGCSAVALAQILHYWQCRVFPDKTRSYTPSGFSSSLTVDFYDQNYNWDAMDHESPDLDNAKLIFHCGVAIGVNYTDSSTWIPHSQNYKVSNAMTTYFGFQTSGRKYKSSYGESIWINMLKSDIDAGRPIYYAGADDSENIAHAWVIDGYRADNTFHCNWGWTNSHEENDFYLLSQLNPSNDYSFTTSQQAILGAEPIIDACLGLEGSDMVCSSNQAYSVSIPSTASIVWSMSKNLNQIGGNTSTTYTVNSRSSGAGFVTATIKNSRGQTFLNRTKDLWVGTEEATVFSPFDLNQNAYNWYLTTGTPFEFRTSLQHPSNDPADYIWTVWDQQQQIMTMCPPGTGGYFIASHEGYYTVNLQFNNDCGWGDVKSQDFYFIKSSSLLLQMNPNPTNGETAVSIDHDITGQVSIKSTSTETIFDENAEWDLEVYDNVQSLKLKKQKLKGKSTTINTHSWKEGVYMVRIKYKDEILTGKLVVKK; encoded by the coding sequence ATGAATCAAAAATTTCTAAACACTCTAATTTTATCTTCTCTTTTATGTTTACTTATTTTTCCGCAACAAGTAAGTGCCAAAGAGGTTGACTTACAAAAAGCACAACAGGTCGCTATTAATATCTTTTCAAAAGAATCTGGCATCTCAAAAAAAACAATTTCCATAAAAGAAGTAATACCTTTTGAACATGACGGAATATTAGTTTTTCGGATTATAAATTTCAACCCTATCGGTTATATATTAGTTTCTGCCGAAGATAACGTCGAGCCAGTTTTAGGATATGGTCTCACATCAAATTTCGATATAAAAAGTATTCCTCCAGCGCTGAATTTTCTTTTAGGTGAATACAAAAGAGAAATAAAATTTATAAAAGAAAAAAAATTATCCGCAGATGAAAAACTGAAATCTAAATGGGATTCTTATTCTGCAAAAAATTATGCGCCCACAAAGAGCTATTCTACGGGTACATTTTTATTAGAAACAGAATGGGGACAAGGGGATAGGAACGCGGTTATTTCTACCGACTATAATAAATTCTGTCCAGAGGACCCTAATACTGGAAGAAAATGTCTTGCCGGTTGTTCAGCTGTTGCTTTAGCTCAGATCTTACATTATTGGCAATGCAGGGTATTTCCGGATAAAACAAGAAGTTATACTCCTTCAGGTTTTTCTTCTTCATTAACAGTTGATTTTTACGATCAAAATTATAATTGGGATGCAATGGATCATGAATCTCCCGATCTTGACAACGCAAAGCTTATATTTCATTGCGGGGTGGCAATTGGTGTAAATTATACAGATAGCTCAACTTGGATTCCCCATAGTCAGAATTATAAAGTTTCAAACGCAATGACAACCTATTTTGGATTTCAAACTTCTGGAAGGAAATACAAAAGTAGCTATGGTGAGAGCATTTGGATCAATATGTTAAAGTCTGATATTGACGCAGGTCGTCCAATTTATTATGCTGGTGCTGATGATAGTGAAAACATAGCTCATGCTTGGGTGATAGACGGCTATAGGGCCGATAATACATTTCATTGCAATTGGGGATGGACAAATTCACATGAGGAAAATGATTTTTATTTGTTATCGCAACTAAATCCTTCGAATGATTATAGTTTTACAACCAGCCAACAGGCAATTCTTGGAGCAGAGCCTATTATAGATGCCTGCTTAGGATTAGAAGGTTCGGACATGGTTTGTTCTTCCAACCAGGCTTATTCTGTTTCAATACCATCTACTGCAAGTATAGTTTGGAGTATGAGTAAAAACCTTAATCAGATAGGAGGCAATACTAGCACAACTTATACGGTAAATAGTAGGTCTTCGGGGGCTGGATTTGTAACAGCAACAATTAAAAATAGCCGAGGACAAACATTTTTGAATAGAACAAAAGATCTTTGGGTAGGAACAGAGGAGGCAACAGTGTTCAGTCCTTTTGATCTAAATCAAAATGCCTATAACTGGTATCTGACGACAGGTACACCTTTTGAGTTCAGAACTAGTCTTCAACATCCTTCAAATGATCCAGCAGATTACATCTGGACAGTATGGGATCAGCAGCAACAAATAATGACCATGTGCCCACCTGGAACAGGTGGCTATTTTATTGCTAGTCACGAGGGCTACTACACCGTCAATTTACAATTCAATAACGATTGTGGATGGGGAGATGTTAAATCTCAAGATTTTTATTTTATCAAGAGCAGTAGTTTGCTACTACAAATGAATCCTAATCCAACAAATGGAGAAACTGCAGTAAGTATTGATCATGATATTACAGGACAAGTTTCAATTAAGTCGACCTCCACGGAAACAATCTTCGATGAAAATGCGGAGTGGGATCTTGAAGTATACGATAATGTACAAAGCCTAAAGCTTAAAAAGCAAAAACTAAAAGGCAAAAGCACAACCATTAATACGCACAGCTGGAAAGAAGGTGTTTATATGGTACGTATAAAATACAAGGATGAGATTCTTACCGGTAAGCTGGTAGTAAAGAAATAA
- the traM gene encoding conjugative transposon protein TraM gives MDKNNKTLLKPGQKQMLKKYAVFALMFLVFGASLWLIFKPSYKEENKTVIGLNTEIPLPQEKDLLKDKINAFEQAALFQQKPVRSLDDFSSMIQKDELAKFDLLSSAKAETSLSEKYSGSEQPKRAIQHSASAYNNINNTLGSFYEKPKANPENEKLKAELNALKKQLAEKQEDKSIEEQLLLMEKSYEMAAKYMPNNAPAEPNVTLPETGHPVSQQEEGKIVKPVLVSTKSTTTALQQTVSDSVFLKQVSQPRTYSFISVVGKQETTERNTINACVNSTQKLVNGQNVQLRLLEAIETGGLRFQKNALITGIARIQGERLHIFINSLEQNGNIIPVQLTAYDTDGQPGLFIPGSVEVSALKEITATMGRDAGTSISINQGTTAGEQLAADVGRSFIQGTSQYVSKKLRTTKVTLKAGHRILLMPAK, from the coding sequence ATGGACAAAAACAATAAAACACTCCTGAAACCGGGACAAAAGCAGATGCTAAAAAAGTACGCGGTATTTGCTTTGATGTTCCTTGTTTTTGGGGCAAGCCTGTGGCTGATATTTAAGCCATCGTACAAAGAGGAGAACAAAACAGTAATTGGATTAAATACCGAGATCCCATTACCGCAGGAAAAGGATTTGTTGAAGGATAAAATCAACGCCTTCGAGCAGGCAGCACTTTTTCAGCAAAAGCCGGTGCGCTCGCTGGATGATTTTTCGTCGATGATTCAAAAGGATGAACTAGCCAAATTCGATTTGCTCTCCTCTGCAAAAGCTGAAACAAGCTTGTCAGAAAAATATTCGGGAAGCGAGCAACCCAAACGGGCAATTCAACATTCCGCTTCTGCTTACAACAATATAAACAACACTTTGGGCAGCTTTTACGAAAAACCAAAGGCGAATCCTGAAAATGAAAAATTAAAAGCAGAGCTTAATGCTTTGAAGAAACAACTGGCGGAAAAGCAGGAAGACAAAAGTATCGAGGAACAACTGCTTTTGATGGAAAAATCATACGAGATGGCAGCCAAATATATGCCGAACAATGCGCCAGCAGAACCAAATGTAACGCTTCCTGAAACTGGTCATCCGGTCAGTCAGCAAGAAGAAGGGAAGATTGTCAAGCCAGTTCTGGTCTCAACAAAAAGCACAACAACTGCCTTGCAACAAACGGTTTCTGATTCGGTATTTCTAAAGCAGGTTTCACAGCCCCGGACCTATTCATTTATATCGGTAGTGGGCAAGCAGGAAACCACAGAACGGAACACTATTAATGCCTGTGTAAACAGTACCCAGAAGCTGGTTAACGGGCAAAATGTACAGTTGCGCTTACTGGAAGCTATTGAAACCGGTGGACTCCGTTTTCAAAAGAATGCTTTGATTACAGGTATTGCCCGGATCCAGGGAGAACGTTTACATATTTTTATCAATTCGCTGGAACAAAACGGAAATATCATCCCGGTGCAACTCACAGCTTACGACACCGATGGACAACCTGGTTTGTTTATCCCCGGTTCGGTTGAGGTAAGTGCTTTAAAGGAAATTACTGCCACCATGGGGCGCGATGCGGGGACAAGTATTAGCATTAATCAGGGCACAACTGCAGGCGAACAACTGGCAGCTGATGTGGGGCGAAGTTTTATACAAGGGACATCGCAGTATGTTTCCAAAAAACTCAGGACCACAAAAGTTACCCTAAAAGCAGGGCACCGAATATTGCTCATGCCCGCCAAATAA
- a CDS encoding TraL conjugative transposon family protein encodes MKNRFSEFKRFSRKKLKGNCDRIPEKKRRRVVVGMCVVFTLLFAFALWDSFRDTKVKDLFQIEHITPLDLPQDSIINRLKDLTDGQKQ; translated from the coding sequence ATGAAAAACAGATTTTCTGAGTTCAAACGGTTTAGCCGGAAAAAACTAAAAGGGAATTGTGACAGAATTCCTGAGAAAAAACGAAGAAGGGTGGTAGTGGGGATGTGTGTCGTGTTTACACTTCTGTTCGCTTTTGCTCTTTGGGATTCGTTCCGGGATACCAAGGTAAAAGACCTGTTTCAGATTGAACACATCACTCCACTTGACTTACCACAAGATAGTATCATTAATCGATTAAAAGATTTAACAGATGGACAAAAACAATAA
- the traN gene encoding conjugative transposon protein TraN, which translates to MKQILFAIILVSNFSLFAQNQYTKVISKDRVISSYHIEVTYNKTVHILFPAAISYIDLGSSNIIAGKADGAENVVRVKASVKDFTEETNFSVITDEGSFYSFIVNYAENPAKLNIEMKDFLHEYKLGNQPDNSVEIQLSELGNKTPQNIQLAMEKIYGVRKKQIKNINSNQFGIGFALTGLYSQNGLIYFRTELENCSEIPFEIDFLTFKVVDKKVAKRTAIQETVIKPVRALNHLTSIEGNSTESTVFVFESFTIPDKKELVVELFEKNGGRHQRFIVRNKDLVKARNIGEI; encoded by the coding sequence ATGAAACAAATATTATTCGCGATAATACTAGTTAGCAACTTTTCGCTTTTTGCTCAAAACCAATACACCAAAGTTATTTCCAAAGACCGTGTAATTTCATCCTATCACATTGAAGTGACCTACAATAAAACTGTCCATATTCTATTTCCGGCAGCCATAAGCTATATCGATCTTGGTTCATCGAATATAATAGCAGGGAAAGCCGATGGTGCAGAAAATGTGGTCCGGGTAAAAGCTTCAGTAAAGGATTTTACAGAAGAAACCAATTTTTCGGTAATAACCGACGAGGGCAGTTTTTATTCGTTTATAGTAAACTATGCCGAAAATCCTGCAAAGTTGAATATTGAAATGAAGGACTTCCTGCATGAGTACAAGTTGGGAAACCAGCCGGACAATTCGGTGGAAATCCAACTTTCTGAACTTGGAAATAAAACACCACAGAACATTCAATTGGCTATGGAGAAAATTTACGGGGTTAGGAAGAAACAGATCAAAAATATCAATAGCAATCAGTTTGGAATTGGGTTTGCATTAACCGGCCTTTACAGCCAGAATGGTTTGATTTACTTTCGCACCGAGTTGGAAAATTGTTCTGAAATTCCATTTGAAATTGATTTTCTAACGTTCAAAGTCGTGGACAAGAAAGTGGCCAAAAGAACAGCCATTCAGGAGACGGTTATAAAGCCGGTTCGCGCTTTAAATCACCTGACTTCTATTGAAGGCAATTCTACTGAATCAACGGTTTTTGTTTTCGAATCATTTACGATACCAGACAAAAAAGAATTGGTAGTTGAGCTGTTTGAGAAGAATGGGGGGAGACATCAGCGGTTTATTGTAAGGAATAAGGATCTGGTAAAAGCCAGAAATATTGGGGAAATATAA